From Hirundo rustica isolate bHirRus1 chromosome 19, bHirRus1.pri.v3, whole genome shotgun sequence, a single genomic window includes:
- the SPACA6 gene encoding sperm acrosome membrane-associated protein 6 has protein sequence MARSRLSLRSVGTCRLPGRTWLGGLGHLCLGVLSKGIRDKPAPAATEGWQSAERWAHTHCIVTSWNPGLWLWVLMSCLPEVHPCLLCFAPPLQRARLCRDITGAFIDHPRHTQCLVALVEAAKPLASITVGLGQREGLREIVMDALYSIEEKKAEFPACIPPCGFQPAARFFRCATCSLGDCQFGLDCPVQDLWTYTDETIVLRCTVPFPVPAGLPVTWMFAPNLRTQDMTLFKKLKGDPEKPFSLTIEEPAPGTVACRLGESSKPIVRMFFYLNGPSGSSSVSVRNAAEVDTRVPKSLPDPWIHCRGL, from the exons ATGGCTCGGTCACGGCTCAGCCTCCGCTCCGTGGGCACATGCCGGCTGCCAGGCCGGACCTGGCTGGGGGGACTCGGGCACCTCTGCCTCGGGGTGCTGTCCAAGGGCATCCGGGACAAACCCGCTCCGGCCGCCACCGAGGGCTGGCAGAGCGCCGAGCGCTGGGCACACACGCACTGCATTGTGACCTCGTG GAACCCTGGCTTGTGGCTGTGGGTCCTGATGTCCTGCCTCCCTGAGGTGCACCCctgtctgctctgctttgcGCCGCCCCTTCAGCGGGCACGGCTTTGCCGTGACATTACTGGGGCCTTTATCGATCACCCCAGACATACACAATGCCTTGTGGCCCTTGTTGAGGCTGCCAAACCACTTGCCTCCATCACTGTAG GGTTAGGACAGCGTGAGGGACTTCGGGAAATCGTCATGGATGCTCTGTATTCTATtgaggagaaaaaggcagagT TTCCAGCCTGCATCCCACCCTGTG GATTCCAGCCAGCTGCCCGCTTCTTCCGCTGTGCTACCTGCAGCCTCGGGGACTGTCAGTTTGGCTTGGACTGCCCAG TGCAGGACCTGTGGACCTACACGGATGAAACCATTGTGCTGCGCTGCACCGTGCCTTTCCCCGTCCCCGCCGGCCTGCCCGTCACCTGGATGTTTGCCCCGAAT CTGCGCACACAGGACATGACCCTGTTCAAGAAGCTGAAGGGGGATCCAGAGAAGCCCTTCAGTCTGACCATTGAGGAACCCGCTCCAGGGACCGTTGCCTGTCGCCTGGGGGAATCTTCCAAGCCCATTGTCCGCATGTTCTTCTACCTCAACG GGCCATCTGGCAGTTCCTCTGTGTCCGTCAGAAATGCCGCAGAGGTGGACACCAGGGTACCCAAGAGCCTTCCAGATCCCTGGATTCACTGTAGGGGACTTTAG
- the LOC120761406 gene encoding fibrinogen-like protein 1-like protein, with product MAQCLLLLASLLILAVPGHSLHTQTLNTFKKSHSNTSSSALKRTTWPRDCSEVPAGSPSGIYVIQPVGLHPIMVYCEMSGADGGWTVIQRNRQDTDISWAESWSTYKHGFGNVHTEFWLGTEYIHQITRQKIYQARFVIWDAANNMRFADYNLFSLDDESQGYRLRLGAHSGTAEDAMDSDNPRKVHNNMKFSTKDRDQDTYRGNCASRYGGGWWYSACYSVQLNVRGGLTWGNLCKGNCRASAILIKPAPYH from the exons ATGG CTCAGTGTCTTCTGCTCCTTGCTTCCCTGCTCATCTtggctgtgccaggccattCTCTGCACACTCAAACCCTAAACACATTCAAGAAATCTCACTCCAACACCTCATCGAGTGCTCTGAAGAGAACCA CTTGGCCCAGGGACTGTAGCGAGGTTCCGGCTGGCAGCCCCAGCGGCATCTACGTCATCCAGCCCGTGGGGCTGCACCCCATCATGGTGTACTGCGAGATGAGCGGGGCAGACGGCGGCTGGACCGTCATCCAGAGGAACCGGCAGGACACCGATATCTCCTGGGCCGAGTCCTGGAGCACCTACAAGCACGGCTTTGGGAACGTGCACACCGAGTTCTGGCTGGGCACTGAGTACATCCACCAGATCACCAGGCAGAAGATCTACCAGGCCAGGTTTGTCATCTGGGACGCCGCAAACAACATGAGGTTCGCGGACTACAACCTGTTCAGCCTGGATGATGAGTCCCAGGGCTACCGGCTGAGGCTGGGAGCGCACTCGGGGACAGCAGAGGATGCCATGGACTCGGACAACCCCAGGAAAGTGCACAACAATATGAAGTTCTCCACGAAGGACCGGGATCAGGACACCTACAGAGGGAACTGTGCCTCGCGCTACGGGGGCGGGTGGTGGTACTCGGCGTGTTACTCTGTGCAGCTGAACGTCAGGGGGGGCCTGACGTGGGGCAACCTGTGCAAGGGGAACTGCAGAGCCTCGGCCATCCTCATCAAACCAGCTCCATACCACTAG
- the LOC120761519 gene encoding E3 ubiquitin-protein ligase RBBP6-like, whose translation MSGVHYKFSSKLSYDVVTFHGHNISLGDLKRQIMARERLKVANCDLQILKAETSEEYSDDAQIPKNVSVIVKRVPARVTIQNEPVRETSKATPNLAEANAAEEDKIKAMMIQSCRYYEPLK comes from the exons ATGTCGGGTGTCCACTACAAGTTCTCCTCCAAGCTGAGCTACGACGTGGTCACGTTTCATGGCCACAACATCTCCCTGGGTGACCTCAAGCGCCAGATCATGGCCCGTGAGAGGTTGAAGGTGGCCAACTGCGACCTGCAGATCCTCAAAGCTGAGACCAGCGAAG AATACTCCGATGATGCACAGATCCCAAAGAACGTCTCAGTGATCGTGAAGAGAGTCCCAGCTCGAGTTAC GATCCAAAATGAGCCAGTGAGGGAAACATCCAAGGCA ACCCCCAACCTGGCTGAGGCCAATGCTGCAGAAGAGGACAAAATCAAAGCCATGATGATCCAGTCCTGCCGTTACTATGAGCCCCTCAAGTAA